In the genome of Primulina eburnea isolate SZY01 chromosome 13, ASM2296580v1, whole genome shotgun sequence, the window atgatatatatatatatatatatatatatatatatatatatatatatatatatatatatatatattgaattagattttatttcataattatatatttggTTTTATGGAATTTCATAATCATATATATTCAAACGCTAAAATTGAGAGAACATTTCAACCGTGACTTTTCCAATGAAATGAATGGAAGTGTCGCCACGTTGTCGTTACACTTCTATTACGTACGCCGCAAGAGTTATATATATCTACTTTGTCTTAACTCTAGAACATCGACGCACACGTGCAAAGAATTCAAAGGCTTTTGCGCACGCGTTACTTATGCTCATTTAGACTTAATGGACAGCACGTGTTTAAATGAAAATACGCGCGCGCGCGTATAAACTCGAAACCACTGTGTAGAGCCAAACTGTGATTTCCCCACTACAACAAAATGTAACAGCTAACTAATCTCTGTATCAATCAAATATCAATATCCACtttctttataaaaaaaaagtattGTTTTCATGTAGGTCATCGTTGGCCCAAAAACTTTCGTTTTTATACGAGGTCAAGCGTGAATTTCACGTGTTTAGTTTGATTGTGATGGTTGAATGTGCGGTCGAGATAACGACTAATCTTTCTAGTATCTCGGAATTAACACTAATAAAATATGCATACGTATTACAcgcgttattattatttttaattttaacaaataaataacAAGAAATTCTTTTCAAATTTAGAAAAGTGGTTCGATTTAAAAAATAagttttgtttagatttttttcTGTTTAAAATGTGAAGTGATTTGAGAAGGATTTTAGTAGAGTAAGAAagataattatgaaattaaatattttggtgtacTCTAAGATAATTACTCTAAGgatctcaaacttaataatataatatatatgaagTTGTATTTGTATGTAATAGGTTAAAATAAAGTAATATGATGTAACGATCGTATATGAAAAAACttaaataatacatatttaatGAATGATATAAAAAGATAAGAGGAATATGGTTATTATGTTAAAATTCTGCACTCTAGAAGCCAAACAAACATAGCTatgatgtttttactttcttatacattatcttcttcttctattttttttttattttaaaaaaagactTTTCCGAAAGAACCTTCTCCTTGAAAACGTGAATGTAATTTCCATCTTAACGATCATAATTTATCATCactatttttaaacaaaaatgataaataacaaaaaaatcaattttcgaCTACAGCTTATTTATTCTCTCACTCCTTAGCACTCCATTTATAATATGATTCTATTTCCATTAAATGAACaacattaaatatattttaaaaaattccttAGGACACATTTCGTTGTTATTCTCCATTCGTATTAGGTACTTGCATTTAACGATTGAGTTCATGTTATTTACATGAATAgtatatcagttgataaatAACGTCCATTCATATAACTATATTGTATAGATGCGTGATCATGATTCATTACTCaacacatatattatatattaattatataaaaacaCTGTATATTTTAATAACATCTATCAAACCAGATATTTACCATTGTCGACtaggaaaaaaaattgattattttCCTCTCACATACATAGAATAAAATGTTAAATGTCATAATCTCATGCCATAAAAATCCAAATTGAAATTTTAATGTGTCGATTCccttcaataaaaaaataaaattgtgccgactagaaaaaaaatttatgttccCCACACGCTTCTTTGTTAATTACGAAAAAGTACAGTCGATCGATCCGTATAAATGAGAGCCCCACTCTCATTCTTCTAACAGTCATCTTTAATTTCCTCTTCTTTTCTATGATCCTAATTGTCTCTCTATTCTATCTTGTTTCTCTTTAATATTCCACAAACATATTAATGGCTTTTGAATCTTCTTGCACATCTCCATTACAGATGATTCTGGGTTTCATCTTCTTCATTTTCACCACCCTTTTCTTCGTCTTCTCCGTTTTCAGTTTCATTTTGAGGCTGAAACCATGGTGTAGCTGTGAAATTTGCCAGAGTTTTCTGACTTCAAGCTGGTCTTCGCAGTTCAATAATCTCTGCGATTGGTACTCTCATCTTCTTGCAATTTCTCCGACTGGAACAATTCATGTTCATGTCCTGAATAATGTTATTACAGCTAATACTGAGAACGTGGAGCATATGCTGAAAACAAAGTTCCACAACTACCCGAAAGGGAAACCCTTTTCGGCCATACTCGGTGATCTTTTGGGCAGAGGGATTTTCAACGTTGATGGTGATTTGTGGAAGTTCCAGAGGAAAATGGCGAGTCTTGAACTGGGCAGCTTTTCTGTAAGATCGTACGCTTTCCAGATAGTCACTTCTGAAATCCAGTCCAAACTCATTCCTTTGCTATCTGTTCAAGCAAACAAAGCTGATTTACTCGATTTGCAAGACGTTTTCCGACGATTTTCGTTCGAATCAATATGTAGATTTTCGTTCGGATTAGATCTTGGTTGCTTGAATTTATCTCTACCCATCTCGGAATTCGAATCGGCCTTTGATCTGGCGTCGAGACTCTCGGCAGAAAGGGCCATATCTGCATCTCCATTAGTTTGGAGAATCAAGAGGTTTTTCAATTTGGGGAAGGAGAAGCAACTCAAACAGGCCATTGAATCAGTCAACGACCTGGCAAAAGAGGTGATAAAGTATAAAAGAAATCACCAAGAAATCTCATCGCAAAATGATCTTTTGTCCAGATTCATGGCTACCGTTGATGACGACGAATTTCTCCGCGACATAGTCATAAGCTTTCTTATAGCGGGACGCGACACGGTGTCCTCGTCTTTAACCAGTTTCTTCTGGTTATTAAGCAAGAACCCGAGTGTAATCCAATCCATAATTGAGGAATCAGACCGGATAATGGGGTCTGCGACTCAAAAATGCCCCACTTTTAACCAGTTGCGAGAAATGCATTACTTGCAGGCGGCGGTACACGAAAGCTTGCGGCTTTTTCCGCCGGTACAATTCGACTCGAAGTTTTCCGATGCTGATGACGTTCTGCCAGACGGCACGATTGTCTCGGGAGGCACTCGGGTAACTTATCACCCCTATGCAATGGGGAGGATGGAAAGTATTTGGGGCCATGATTGTGCAGAATTTAAGCCCGAAAGATGGTTGGAGAATGGGGTTTTCAAGCAGGCGAATCCATTCAAGTATCCCGTTTTCCAGGCCGGGCCAAGGGTTTGTTTGGGCAAGGAAATAGCACTTGTGGAGATGAAAACGGTGGCTTTGTCTTTGATCAGGAAGTTTGATATCCAAGTAGCTATGGCGGATCGGTCTCTGAAATTCGGGCCGGGCATCACGGCCACGATCAGAGGAGGATTACCCGTCGTAGTTCGGGAAAGATGACACACACATACGGTGAATTCATCAATTAGAATATAGTATTTTGCACATTTTGTATGTATCTATTATCTGGCCAAGCTAGATCAATTCCAAGGAATATATTTGAATGATTAACCTGTAATTTCATTTCGTTCCGGGCGATCGAAGAGATGTATGTTAAATGAAtccgcaaaaaaaaaaaggttgaAATTTCATGTACAGTTATGCATCGTAATCGTAAAGTCTTCTTGTGTTCGTTGAGCTGAAGAACAAATCAAGAATGTCGTTCATGACTTTTCAataaatctagaatcctcatcTGCTGCTGTATATCAATTTCAACCGACACTTttgatttttcaatattttagtTTGCCCTACTCTCACAATCATATAATGGGTCtaatgtgaaaccgtctcacggatggtttcacacggatcataatctgtgagacgggtcaagcctacccatattcacaataaaaagtaatatttttagcataaaaagtaatactttttcatgggtgacccaaataagagatctgtttcacaaatacgacccgtgagaccgtctcacacaaatttttgtcattatatatatattaacagtAAAAGGATTTGttaaagatttatcaaagaaattaaacatcAGAGGATTTTACTGAAGTCTttagaaacataaattcataaaaatcactCATAAATGCCTTAAACGAGATCTCTAAACAGATTGAAGAGATACAACGtggatttattatttttttattaaactcGAATTTTATGTTCACCATTTCTTGGTCACATGTTTAGGATGGATGTTGAATCCAGGGCCGGTCTTAGACTTCAAAGGGCCtggtgcaaaaaaaaaaaaaagtcctTTGTATTTATATAAAACTAATACTAAAATCAAGAATATAAAGAAAATTTCATTATTTGATTACATAAACTAATAtctataataaaaaaacattatATTCCACATTGTTAATAATCAGTATCGTTACTCTATTTTGGTGGTTCTTTTTAGATGTAAGGATCAACATGAAAATTTGAAGTGTCCGATTGATAAACACACTACCcactattaaattttaaaatatttgattttaaaaaatttgaagatAAAATCCAAAGTCCAAATATTCAACCTAATATACTCATAACCCCAATTTAATTGGGCCCTATTCAGTCCATTCCAGCTGAGGGCCCTGTGCGGTGGCCCCATGTTGATCACCCCAGAGCCGCCCCTGGTTGAATCCATGGTAATCAcaattgcagtgaaataaattcATCCATACAtcaatcatttgaaattatagCTTCAACATTACAAAAAATATTGGTGTTAGTCAAACGTGcatttactatatatatatatatccttttTGACATTTTGGTGTCAATTATATCTGTCTGCATGTATGACTTGTCACAAAAATTAATTAGACAAGTGACCATCTTGATATTATGTTCTAACTTGCAAAAAACAAATTATGACAATCATTCTTAATTAAATCACGAAAACTCTTGTGAGATAATTTCGGTATAGATTTTGtgaaacaaatattttatttggggtactcataaaaaaatattaattttttatattaaaattattgttttttattataaatatgagtaAAAAGTTGACTCGTCTTacgtataaaaaaataaatatactataattaaattaaaaccaTACTGAAGAAACCAGCTACGCGAGTTAGGTGACATGGAGTAATTTAGGACACGATTATTCTAGTTGTTGCAAACGAACCCAACATAAGGAGAGAGAgacttcaaatatatatatatataataataataataataataataataataataataataataattatatatatgtgtctCGAATATATATATTAGAAGGCCGATGGTATTAAGAGAAACGTGGGGCGGTACTGGATCGACATACTTTATCAACCTAGGAACTCGCAActaattttgttttgtttttattattaaaaaaatatgattatatAATGAGATGGTAATATCTACGTGTATGAGAAAATATAAATTCGAAGCAAGTGCCTTCGCACGTGTTCCTCTTTCCAATGCatggatttaatttaatatttaaacaaGTGAGTAACACATAAAGTTCAAATTAAACGATTTGTAATATTATTTTGGTTTTAAGATGGAGAGAGGAAAGctttatatcataaaatttgcaCTTTGCACATATATATTGCTTTACTCCAAACTCCACCATCGGCCAATTATAAGGTTCACTGATGAAGTTATTTAAAGTCGAAGAAAAAACTGATGAAGTTATTTAAAGTCGAAGAAAAAACGACTTGCGATGGATTTCAAATGACATATATTTTAATAGTGATCAATAAATAAGTTAAAGAAAAGGAAATAATTTTAGATTCAAGAGTGCTCGAACATGTATAATGAATTTATTTATATGATTTTCCACATTAAAAAATTAACAattatgtgattttttttttcaacccaAATATAATATAACAAATCATCCGTCCAAATTCTCGAGTGCGGAATGCATATATGAGTTGATGAGACCAATAACGAAATAAATGTTCATCGAGTGTACTGTCGGACTcaatccactcaagcgtcagcgcctccctcAATCTCATCCTCACCTGTAATCATCCAAACCTAATGAATTTAATGATTCAGCAAGTTCTAACcatgagtaacaaataatacatataccgacacatgcataaaaatcatacttttatttaaaatagctagcataaatttgtaagcataaataaattataaattgttaaatcgTAAACCTTTCCATCATCGTATGTcatttttgggtgaagtttgatccttgaaagtgactagctgtaATCGTATCATCATGTGGTCGACTGATCGGTCTTAGCTCACATTGCGCATGGGAATGGGTACTAGGCTTCGTCGTaagtggaaatacgatcgtcgggctctctctggggccttctgCTATAAACGGGCTTCCTCTTAGGccttctccctcacgatattcccaattatatcatatcatatttgtcacagtcaattcacatatttcaaaatattttctttcctttttattcataaaatatcgtGTACTTCAAAATTAGTAAAATAGCATTTTTTCAGGAAAAATCGTACAGCTTtagcatatatcataaaattccatattttcatcataaacgttttaaaatatcatttagcttGTATTATGATTCTTCGGGACAATGTCAGACCTTTCGTACCCCGTGAACCACGGTTCGAACTCTTCTTATTTCCTAAGCCTCATCCGAGCCCTAATCTTAAACTAGTCACGTTCCTTCCCACATTCTCGAACCACCCTCAAGCCACCCTGGACCTAAccccgaccagagcctcttggACCTTTCCCAACCTAGCCTAGACTAGTGCATCAGCATCAGCCCCAACCCTAAGCCAAGCCACGCGCACCCATGCGTGTAAACTCTTTGACCGCGGCCTCCTATCTTTGAGCCATCTTATCCCAGCCGCCTAGGAACCCAACTAGGACTCTATTAGACCTTGCTTGACCAGCCCTAACCTGGCCTCACCGAGCCGCACTCCTCTCCTTCCAAAACAAGCCACGCGCACAGCCCTAGCTACCCAAGTTGGCCGCGGCTCCTCTTCCATGCACGTCCAAGAGTCCAGCGTGCTAGGACTCCTTCTAGCCCTTACACGCAGCCATCACAAGACCGTGACCACGCTTGGTGGAGCCCTGGTGAAGCCTCCCTCATAGCCGAGTCCTTATGTCCCAAGAAAACCCTAGAAACCCTAGGTTCACCCTCCTTCCTTAGCCACCTCGGTTCTGGCTTCCGTGTTGTCCCCTAACGACTCTTTTCCTAGACCTTTAACGTCTTATATTGATAGCATGTCCCTTAGAATTCATAACGTTCTCAAACAAATCGTAAAATCttcaaaatatgaaaataatcaTCCAAATGTTAAACGATCTGTactcaaatatttttcatgctaaaatatataaaacatgCATGATACGATTTGAATAGAGCAAAAAATGTTTAGTAGCGTGTCTTTGTGTTTAAAATGCTCGAATATTCGATCGTTGGCGTGGGTTGTGAAGAGAGACGAAAGGACGACGAAAATCCTTGAATTTTTGctctcaaaattttgaaatcttgTGTGTGTTTTGTGTGAAGTGTGCGGCTGGTATgtctctcaagaaccctagttttctattttataattttcgaaatttgggTGTTAATGGGTTAAGGTTTTGGGCTTTTTAGTTTAGGAATAATTCGACTCACTAATCTTAGGTAAATTATGTCCATTAAGacctatttaatttaaaaaataaatgtttacaaaatttgttttcaaaaataataatttttgggcTTTTAAAAGTCTTTCGTTTGACCAAAACCGACTTTTCGGATAAAATTGAGCTCGTCTCGTTGAATAATTTGGGCTCcaacatttttataaaattttaatcatatttaatcattttaTCAAGCCTCAAAAACATTTAAcaaattgttttttattttggtCGTCATCGGTCTCTTTTCcccagcctattatcgaatattcagataaaatatttaatttttatgaaatCATGCACTTAGACTTTCAATcatatactatgtatcatttaaacatttaaaatcaattaaataaaacatttaagCAATTTAACTAATttgtatgcatgtggtttatgTGGACTGATATTTGGACGTTACACTAATATCAGTCCAGTAGATTTTGAACTTTGTGACGAAGACTCCAGTCTTACCTTTAACCTTCAAGTAATTTCAGTGTGAGTTTATGCGGCTCAAAATTACTCTTTACGTACTGCTTCATGTTCTAACTTACCTTGAGTTGTTGCGGTTTCACTTTTAAGACTACTACTCAGAATGTTAAATTTTTCTCAGCTAAACTCAGTTGATCCTTATTCAGGCGCAACTCTGTATGTGCATCACCATTTCTACATTGGTTTTTTGTTACGCAGTATCTCattataatatatgattttatttttttgattgaCTGCTGCAATTTTTGttagttattattttatttatcaacCAATTCTTTTTGGCAGGTTGTCAATGCTGTAGTTATAGTGGATCCTTCAACTTGCCAGGTTATTGCTTCCGCATGTGACCAGGTCCAATCTCGCAATGCTACTTTAAACTTCACTAGCAAGAAAGCTAGCACTGCAGAACAGCTTGAAGCAGCTACCATGCATGAGACCgctgaaattaaaaataatccatTATTTCTTGTCAAATGCTCATCTGATGAATTAAACCTAAAATATGACAATGTTTCTTGTTTAAATCCTTTGGCTTGGATTGAGCCCCAATTTCATTCAAGCTCTGATTCTTGTCACCCTTTACATCATGCTGCCCTTATGGCAATTGAGAAAGCTGCTGCAAGGGACGTGCATCTTTTTCCTTTAAATGGACATTCTGCATATTTCAGTAGCAAGGATCATGAGGTGTCTTCTCCGACAGGGTCTCCTTTGAAAAGATCGAAGACGGATACAAATGTAAGATCCTCAATTGCTCATTGGTGACAAGCATTAGCTTTATGTATGGTATTCGAAAATCTGTATGTAATGCGAGCTGATCTTTATTGTCCTGAAAGCTTTCAACTAAAGCCTTAACTATGGTAACTTCAATACACTTGTGTGTAGAATCTTTCCATCTAATTTGTTGAATATGATTGTGCTACAATGTATCATTCAGGTTAAGGATGAGGTGGACATGAATGAGCACGCCGATGGGTTTGATTGTGATGCGACGAGGCCTTATTTATGCACCGGCTATGACATATATTTTGTGTGGGAACCATGCATCATGTAAGTTTACTTTATCTAGATTACTGGCACCGTGTATGCACCATGTctatgttggatctcggttttttACGTGCCCaaaaacgcagcggaagtttaaaatttttattttattttgaaaaacaaaataattttggacactcgtatagttgtaacaaatacataaacatgcATAAGATGTTAGAAAttgttatacctttggtgaatataAATCACcgggctccaactattccggggttagcggagatagctcttcgTGAATCCCCTACGAACGGTCTTCGATCtactaatcaggtccacgaccagAATATatgttcctcttctaacttgcactagaaagtGTAGAAGATTTTGTAATTGAGATAGAACACAATTTTGAGAGCACACCGAAAAATTAATTGGAGGAGCCGAAAGTTATGTTTTCTGATAAGGAGAAATTTTTGGGTGCCTTATTTCTCAATTCCCTTTCCTTAAAAATCCACCGAATGCATGCAATCAATTTTAAGAATTAATAAAATCCTTTTTCCATACTAATCATtcctttacttaattaattggattaattaagttaatgaaAGATTCTTATTGCATTTCCAAAATTGGTGATTCTCGAAATTGGCACAACTCAATTTAGTGGAGACTATGATTTTAGGTcaagatttttatttatttaaaattccaTGATCTAAtaatcataattaacattaatgggcttgattaattaattggactagtccaacttgtttaattaattaatcaaagtccattaagaactttaattatttagtatgttggacttgtacccctacaaggccattaaacatacttcccactatatttaatttaatatttaataaactcaacttttgagtttaataaattaaattcttaaactttacaaattcaactccttgaatttattatctccaaatttcataaattcaacttcttgaatttactatctcataaaattCAATTCCtcgaatttattttttcaaaatttaattatcataaattcaactatttgaatttactatatcataatttaaattcaacttcttgaatttattatctcaacgggaacaaataatccagtacttgtgtgaccctcaatggttcagggatacagctagccgtgggttcacaactctttgtgattcaggacataatcctttattcgggcttaccccagttagccccattcttttcatcaacaccttgatcaagaatgtcagaactcatttctgattgcacccatcggatcaatATGGTAAGAGCGTccagtagcatcgccccatgatcccctaggtatcactgatagtgcctgcaagaaccagtcgattatgattaatgtacaatacggtcccttcatctcatatatcccgatcgaatcatcaaccattggttcatcgaggattgcatattaattcgataactatgtgataactataatagtggcaccgcgtgtactatttgagaactccttctccaacgtacatcttatactctggccagagattccatgcactattattacattaggtcacataggatatccacacccgtaggtgaacggtgaattcccgactacaatgcactggctcctatatgtgtcgtaactgtacccaacctcgccacctgatgactctcctggagccggtaaacgagtcaaagcacagccttCGCatgtagagcctcagtgttgtcccgggtcgtaaagactaatgatgtacaatcataaccacggacttatcctctcgatgaatgataaccacttggaaagtccgagggagggttgttcggtataatcatcatatgactacccatctgcatgtttggacatctctatgcccttaccaagaaacgcagtacacaacatcacagatactagtctcaagctcaagtgacctttatccatgttttaggcggctgaatcgactaggaacgaatttagattatatagtgtttacaaacgagtttcaacatcgaattacgattaatttgtattaaagtataatcaaggtctttatctatgtttgataacatgggtatacagataaagagataacaaaccataaaataatgaattatattaaaataaagattattctttacaactgagtcaataaaatccctagccaccagttggcttgcagggcatctactctaacagtctAGCCCTTCTCTCTCCCTCCGATCCTCATGTCTTGAGTGTGCTTGCAAATGGAGCTTTAACGAGTGTTTGTCACGGAGTTAGGATCCTAGGTAATATCGTTTTCAATGGTCATCCAGGGTTCAAAATGAGTGTCGCAAGATCCTATCAAATTCATGAATGTAGGCCTGCAATGCAACTTTTTTATGAATATTGCACGCTTACATATCatataacaataaaatatatcatcatTTCAATCTACATGCACTATAAAAGGGAGTTTAACTAACATATTTTCCCATGTCTTTCCCGGCAATCTTACCTAGGTCATGAACTACATCTCAATTTTACATTCCTTCGAGGACATAATCATCTCCTTGACTCTGTGATTTAGGTGTGCAATGGCCGTTGTCCATCAAATAATCAAACGTGTATTTTATGCGTTCCCGAATCCAAAGGAAGGAGGGTGCTCTGGGCAGCGTACACAGGTTGCAAGGGGAGAAAAGCTTGAATCACCACTATGCAGTTTTCAGAGTCTTGCTGTCTGAACAGATCCTTAAAGACGATACATATGCGGCATTAACAAAATCTCCACAACATCAATCTATTTCTACTTAGTTTTAGAAGATATTATATAATTGATCCGAGGAAATCAAAATGTATCATTTATATTTCGAAAATTAAGATTTCTTGGTTGAAAGTATCGCATTGGTTGTTGGGGTTATTTGGGAGTAAAAAAGAAGGACCTTGCAGGGGTTGTTGCCTCATTCTGATGTAAATTACTTGAATTGCATATAGCTTTGAAATTAGCTCGAATACAATTATTTTTCATCGACGTTTACAtcaatttattaaaaattatgtaCAATGTGTTCACGAAGAGTTTAACCACCAGAAGTTTGATTCTCTTATCAACATTTTTTTATGTGAGTATGTTGCACAAGAATTGTCTAATATGGTTTAtcagtttaattaatttttgtgaCAAGTCATGCATGCAGACAGAAATAATTGACATCAAAATGTCAAAGGATATATGTATATAGTAAATGCACGTCCTGTTGACTATCGATTTATCATTATTAATAtgaccaaatatatatataaaaaaaagagtTCCAAGTACTCTGTGCAGCAACA includes:
- the LOC140810678 gene encoding cytochrome P450 94C1-like → MAFESSCTSPLQMILGFIFFIFTTLFFVFSVFSFILRLKPWCSCEICQSFLTSSWSSQFNNLCDWYSHLLAISPTGTIHVHVLNNVITANTENVEHMLKTKFHNYPKGKPFSAILGDLLGRGIFNVDGDLWKFQRKMASLELGSFSVRSYAFQIVTSEIQSKLIPLLSVQANKADLLDLQDVFRRFSFESICRFSFGLDLGCLNLSLPISEFESAFDLASRLSAERAISASPLVWRIKRFFNLGKEKQLKQAIESVNDLAKEVIKYKRNHQEISSQNDLLSRFMATVDDDEFLRDIVISFLIAGRDTVSSSLTSFFWLLSKNPSVIQSIIEESDRIMGSATQKCPTFNQLREMHYLQAAVHESLRLFPPVQFDSKFSDADDVLPDGTIVSGGTRVTYHPYAMGRMESIWGHDCAEFKPERWLENGVFKQANPFKYPVFQAGPRVCLGKEIALVEMKTVALSLIRKFDIQVAMADRSLKFGPGITATIRGGLPVVVRER